The DNA region GGAATGGATCTTGAAAAATATTCAAGACAACCGGTCATGTGCCTCGAAGCTCCCGTGTCCAAAATCCATTCATTCTGCAAGACcacataattaaaattattaccAACTAGCCGGTTCGGGTCGATGGCGTCCTGAGACAACATGGACATCAGGCGTTGGAATTGATCATCGGGTAGGGCCTCCAAGCGGTCGGCTCGCGAAGTGGTCTGATGTGCTGTCTGGACAGCATTCGCACGGTTTGGGCCTCGCTGGACTTGGGCCTTTCCTCTCGGCCCGCTGCTCTGTTTGCTCTGCCCAACTCCAGGCCCTTTACCTGTATTTAATTTGGACTTAAAATGCCAATCTGGGTACCCAATAAGGGCCCAACAGGTGCTTTTGACGTGGCCCAACTTGCCACAGTAACTGCACACCCTTTCTTCCCCGAATTTCTGCAGATTCTTAATCCCAGCTCGTCCGCCCTCTGCTTCATCTCTGGCGAAGAAAGCGACCGTTTCGGGAACAACTTCTCGCGACCTCGTCACTATCTTCTGCCGCTCCTCGTTAGCCACCATCTTATACACTTTATTGAGATTCGGCAACGGCTCGATGCTAAGAATTGTGGATCGGATTGTGTTGAAATCCGAAGTCAGTCCCATAAGGAACTGATAGCATTTGTCCGTCTCTCTCTGTGCCGCGATCGTCACTCTTGCCCCACAACTACATCCCGGATGTTCCAAGTAAAATTCGAGTTCATCCCACAGCAATTTCAATTTGCCGTAGTAATCTCGAACACTCGATCCTTCCTGCTTGAGTAGACAGATATCTGTCTTGATTTGGAAAACCCTAGATTGGTTTCCTTCGGAGAATCTCTCCTTCAAATCTTCCCACAGGTTCCTGGCGTCCACAGCGTAGGCAACCGTGGCTTGAAGACTCCCTTCCATGGTGTTAAAAATCCACGCCAATACCGTAGAATTGCACCTTTCCCACCTTTCTCTGAGTGGGTCATCATCTCCCGGTTTCTCGAGAGTTCCGTCGATGAAAGCAAGCTTATTCTTTGCCCGAAGTGCGATCAGCATGGCGCGTGACCACGTCAGGTAATTATCGCCGTTGAGAGCACATCCAATTACTTGTGCTCCTGTGCTGTCCGACGAAGCAAGTCGGTAAACTGGCGGGACTTCCATGCTCTGTCCTGAGCAGTCCCCTGCCTTTCTGTCCCTGAATGCGTTGATGTCCAACCTTGGACTCTTCTCAGTGTCACTGACGTCAGACATCCTGCAAACAATAGGGTTTCAATCGGTCCAGGAGCGattgctctgataccatgtgaaGTTTGAATCAATCCAACTTGTCTCCATTGATGTAAATCGACTCTGTAAATAGGTCGTAGCCTTTACATGTaaaggaaattaattaatcctaAATATATGACTaccatatatattacaatGTTCCTATTATACACCGATACAATTGGAACTatccttaatatatatatataacttttatttaaagaatGAGCGAGTGGTCAAAACAGAGAGAGATATAATGGATGTTTGGCTTTAGCGGACCTTGAAGATGGATGGCAATGGCTTCGATGACAAATGCTCCCTATCCACCTTCATCGAGCAGGACAGCAGTGACAGATGGAGAAGAAATAAAGAAGCAGAAACAGAAAGACACAAAATATGTGACCGATTTCCGTGTACAGAAGAcagatgaaagaaaaaataatttaatataaccTAAAAtctaaattcattttttacatttattaaaattcatGCGAAGAGTCATTTCATCTGGAAGTTATGGCAATGCCTAAAAAGGCCTACATGGCAAGCTCTCATAGATCAAACGGAGGCTTCTCATCCTGAGGAACTTAACTTAAATACCTATAATAGATAGATGTACATAGATAGGTATATATTACGTTGGAGTTTGTGGGGAATGGGGactgaaagagagagagaggtcaAGCTAGAAATTAGGCAACAACTATGGTGGTGGTAATCCTAAGCCATGGAAGTGAAATTCCCACCATTGAACACATCAACCCAAAATCTCTGCTTTTCCTCCCTTCTTTCCACCAGCCATTGGACTCTgcaaattttgtttttcccaGACCAACCAAAATtgccaagaagaagaagaagaagaagaagaaagatctATTTTTCGTGAATAATCAATTCCCATGGAAAAACAAAggttaatttttattcataaGGAGTCGAAACAGTGCGCTGATTAATGAGTTTTAtgagggaggaggaagagattaACAATCTTGGCTCGGCATGGTGAACCCGACAAGTCCCACGAAGAAGCCAGCAATGACCCAATCATCATCCGGCGGGTCCTCCGGTCGCCCGCCTCCTGCCGTAAAGTTCTCAAGGAGGACGTCAAGCGGGCGTGTTGTGAGTCTATCCCGTGATGACGACCTCGATGTGTCGGGGGAGTTTGCAGGCCCCAACGACTACATCAACTACACTGTGCTCATGCCACCTACACCAGACAACCAACCCATGGATGAGTCGTCTTCCTCGGCAGCAGACCCTGGGACGTCATCGGATGTGAAAAGGGAAGGGCAGGGAAGGTCCTATGGGTCGTCGAGCAGGTTCGGAACAGAAACTCAGGGACCAGGTAGACGGGGAAGGGAAGAAGATCGAGGTGGGGATGGCGGAGGGAAGATGGACCGTGGGATGTCGTTGATGAGGTCAGAAAATAAATCTATGTTGCTGCGGAGCCAGACGGGGGATTTCGACCACAACCGTTGGCTCTTTGAAACAAAGGGCAGATACGGGATTGGGAACGCATTCTGGTCGGAGGAGAAGGAGGATGATTACGATGGGGGAATGACCATGGCTGACTTTATGGACAAGCCATGGAAGCCTCTCACCCGGAAAGTCAAGGTTCCGGCGGCCATTCTTAGCCCTTACAGGCTGCTCATAGTGTTACGGTTGATAgcactttttttcttccttggATGGAGAGTGACAAATCCGAATGAGGATGCGATGTGGCTTTGGGGAATGTCCGTCGTGTGTGAAATTTGGTTCGCAATCTCGTGGTTACTGGACGTCCTCCCAAAGTTTAACCCCATCAATAGAGCCGCCGACCTCGTTGCCCTCAAGGACAAGTTCGAGCAACCTTCCCCGTCCAATGCTCATGGGCGTTCAGACCTCCCCGGGGTTGACGTCTTTGTCTCTACCGCTGACCCTGAGAAGGAGCCACCCCTTGTGACCGCCAACACCATCCTCTCCATCATGGCCACTGACTATCCTGTCGAGAAGCTCTCATGCTATATTTCTGATGATGGGGGCGCCATTCTCACCTTCGAGGCCATGGCTGAGGCTGTCAACTTTGCTCAGGTGATTATATCGATCGTGCACCAGCCTCCTCATGCACTCATGGAAGAAACTTGTAATTATAGAGTGAGTTCCGAAGACGTCGAGATAGTTCTGACTAGATATCTATTTCCTATTATTCTTTTTGGAACAGGTTTGGGTACCCTTTTGCCGGAAACACAACATTGAGCCTCGCAACCCCGAGAGCTATTTCAGCTTAAAGGCAGACCCGACGAAGAACAAGAAGCGGCTTGACTTTGTGAAGGATCGGCGGTGGATCAAGAGAGAGTATGATGAGTTTAAAGTTCGGATCAATGGCCTCCCCGAGGCTATAAGGAGGCGGAGTGACTCTTACAACTCGAGGGAGGAGAGAAAGGAAAAGCAGCTTGCGAGGGAAAAGAATGGCGGGGTGCTCTCGGAGGAGGAGCCCATCAAGGTCACCAAAGCAACATGGATGGCTGATGGGACGCACTGGCCGGGAACTTGGCTTAATCCAGCGGCTGATCATACCAAAGGAGATCATGCTGGAATATTACAGGTAATGATTCTCCAAGGAATTACAGGCGACGGTATTCCTACAAGCTTGATGGCGATGATTTTATCGAGAGCTATGAATCTAATATGTATAATTTTCTCTTGAATGCTCAGGTAATGAGCAAAGTACCGGAGAGTGAACCAGTAATGGGGCATGCGGATGAGAAAAGATTGGACTTTACAGGGATTGACATTCGCCTCCCTATGTTCGCATATGTTTCGAGAGAAAAACGACCTGGGTATGACCACAACAAGAAGGCTGGTGCCATGAATGCTATGGTCAGGGCTTCAGCGATATTGTCCAACGGACCGTTCATACTTAATTTGGACTGTGACCATTACATCTATAACTCCCAAGCGATAAGGGAGGGCATGTGTTTCATGATGGACCGTGGTGGTGATCGAATTTGCTACATTCAGTTTCCACAGAGGTTCGAAGGGATCGACCCGTCAGATCGATATGCCAATCACAACACCGTTTTCTTTGATGGTAATGTTGTTTGTTTTTTAGGCTTTTATCGTGCATTTCATTAATTCTTTTCAACTCTTGCTGCTTCAGCAGCATTGCTAAGAAATAGTCCCTGCTCTCGAAATGGATTATATCATTATATTTGTTGAAGAAGGACATTCGTTCGTACTAATGACATGGATTTTATGCTGATTATGTGATCTTTCTTGCAAACAGGAAACATGAGAGCGCTTGACGGTCTGCAAGGGCCGGTCTATGTGGGAACAGGCTGCATGTTTCGGAGGTATGCACTTTACGGGTTCCTTCCACCTAGAGCAAACGACTACAAGGGAATGTTTGGGCTGAAGAAGACTCCATCTAAAGCTGTTCATGTCCTTGAGGACGAGGACTCCGATCAACAACCCCTAACAGATCATCCTGACCTGAATATGCCAAGGAAGTTTGGGAACTCAACCATGTTCACAGATTCTATCCCTATCGCAGAGTTTCAGGGTCGGCCACTCGCTGACCATATCTCCGTGAAGAATGGGCGGCCACCTGGTGCTCTACTGGTACCTCGTTCCCCCCTTGATGCCCCTACCGTTGCCGAGGCAGTTGCTGTTATATCCTGCTGGTAATGAGTCATTTATTCATGAAAATTCTGTACTTGTTCAGGATTTGCTCTTCCCTTGACATGACTGCATTGTTTAGACACCTTTAATCGTAAAATAAGGGACGGGCATAAATAAGAACAGAGAACAAACCTAAGCCAGCGCAAATACCACGACGGTTTCTATTTctcaacatatatattgctGTAGGTACGAAGACAATACTGAATGGGGAGATAGAATTGGGTGGATCTACGGGTCAGTCACAGAGGACGTGGTCACAGGTTACAGGATGCACAACCGTGGATGGCGATCTGTGTATTGCATCACGAAGCGCGATGCTTTTCGTGGCTCTGCACCCATCAACCTCACTGACCGACTACACCAAGTCCTTAGGTGGGCCACGGGGTCGGTCGAGATCTTCTTCTCAAAAAACAATGCTCTGTTTGGAACCAGGCGCCTCAAGTTCCTTCAGCGTGTTGCTTACCTCAACGTCGGGATCTACCCCTTCACCTCAATCTTTCTTGTAGTGTATTGCTTCCTCCCAGCCCTGTCCCTCTTCTCGGGGCAATTCATTGTGCAGGGGCTGGATGTGGCATTCCTTCTGTACCTTCTCATCATAACAATCACACTCACACTCATATCGCTCTTAGAGGTTAAATGGTCGGGGATCGGGCTCGAGGAGTGGTGGCGGAATGAGCAGTTCTGGGTCATTGGGGGGACAAGCGCCCATCTCGTGGCTGTGATCCAGGGTCTCCTAAAAGTCATAGCCGGCATTGAGATCTCCTTCAAGCTGACCTCCAAGTCTGCCGGCGAGGACGTGGACGACATCTATGCAGATCTCTACGTCGTGAAGTGGACAAGCCTGTTCATCATGCCTCTGACCATCATAATAATTAACGTTGTTGCAGTGGTTATCGGGTTCTCCAGGACGATATACAGTGTGATCCCTCAGTGGAGTAAGCTCTTTGGAGGTCTCTTCTTCAGTTTCTGGGTTTTAGTTCACATGTATCCCTTCATCAAAGGGTTACTTGGGAGGCGGGGAAGAGTGCCCACAATTGTGTACGTCTGGTCAGGCCTGATCTCGATTACAGTATCTCTGCTCTGGATTTCAATCAATCCTCCGGATGCCTCAACTAGTGCCTCTGGTGGAAATGTCAGCATATAGTTCCCTGTGCCTGCAAACGCGGCCAGTGCCtgtaaaaaatacaaaagcaAAAGAAGATTTTACTCTTTTAGCGCGCCAGTTATCAGAGCGGGACATCATACAAATGTACCATAGAGTTTGACTTATTGTATTAAAGTTGTGTAGATTTTGAATTCAACCGAGAAAAGAATATTGTTCCACATTAATGTCAAGAGTGGTAAAGAGGGACAAAATTTGTTTCTTGCAGTCTAAGTTATTTTGACAACTTCACCTTTCCCGCTCTCTCTTACAAATTTCATTGGCCAAGATGAAGTTTTTCTGAGAAGTTCCGaggagaaatttttaaatccgTCGCCTGCTGATTTCACTAGTCCAAGTTGCATGGAATTGACATTATTGCAAATCTGACGTTTATTTCTGTAGACATCCGTTGAATTCTTTCACATAATCTTACGGTGAAGGAAAGAACGGCGACCGAGTCTGAGGATGGGAAAATCAAAATGATGAACCGACTtaggtgtgtttggttttacagttaagtagagttgagttttcattttaattgggttgtaatgattgtattattgaattatgaaaaaaaaatgtgaaaaaagtaatgattgtgttattaaattttgaaaaaagtaatggataacaagagaatttagtattaaaaattaaattgaatggttaaaaaatttgaagaaaaatgaaaaagtaataattgtgttattaatttttgttgtgtagtgagtagagttaaagttaaagttaaaattttacaatgtgtttggttttagagttaaatagagttaaattttgatttgaattggattgtaatgattgtattgttgaattatgataaaaaagtgtgaaaaagtaatgattagttgagagaatttaatattaaaaattgaattgaatggttaaaaatattgaagaaaagggaaaaaaataataattgtgtagttaaagttagagttaaaattttaaaaaccgactctaaaatcaaacgggaAAACTTGATTACAAAACCAAATGGGGTACATGAAGGTTTCTCGGCGAAGCTTTTGTTGCTACTAGCTCAGATGTCCCGTATCTGTTCTGTTAGTCCTGATCGTAatattattcctttttttttgttttgtttcggTGATGTTTTTCATGCATTTTGACTTGATGATCTCTAAGACATGTATTTTGGCTTACAAGCCATACCTTTTATTGTTTATTGAATTTGTAACGTACAGTGCTAAGTAATTAGAACTCGAAATGATATATTCTGCTCAAGAATTTCtttcaatataaattattgatCTATATGGTTTGATTAATTGAGAATGATGTTGTAATTGAATAATGTTTAAAGCATATGTTTGTAAAGTTTTTAATTTAAGCATCTGCTTCCTTTGAAAGGATGGATTTCGATTCAGTTTCAAGAATTATCATAGCATCTTCCGGTTAAAAGTCAGTTGGAACCTCACCTTTCTCTTAATCtcatgtatgtatgtatgtatacttAACAAACTTTATTTCATTCACAATGGAGACTCCTCAAATTTGCCGTACCTTGGAAATTAGTTTTACTCGATTCAAGAACTATTGTGCGTAAGAGAGACTCTCGACTCTCGGGTGATGCTTATTGCACAAAAACGAGATCTGTATAACTAATAAAGCAAGAAAACTTCGGAATCATTTCATCTTTAATTATAAAGACTTCAATGAGAGTGGAATAACAATACCTTTCTGATTTGCAGAAAGAAAAACTCATCATCCCGTGTTCATGTTTCCGTGTTCGCTACCTTGAcactatatacatatacatctTTAGCCGCATTCTCATCATTACTAGCAAACGTAAATGGGGATAACTTCAACGGTTAAGGGAATGCAACCAGAGAGCCACCACTCCATCCTTGTGCTCTATGGAAGCGGATACGTGAGAGTATATGTGCTTCATCTTAAACTCCTCTGCCTCTTCCTCGTATGCTTTTACGGAGAGCTCCTCGTGGCTTTCCTTCCGTTTCTGGTTGTACGACGAGAAGAGGCACAACTCCAAGAAAAGCTTATTCGCTTTACTTTTGGAAAGCTTTCTCGAACAAGCACGCCGGGGCACAGTTCCTTGCCCCACGACCTCACACTTGAAAAAACTCGATGCCTTCAACAGAAGAGTGAATTTTGTTCTGGCATCCAACGATATCTGGTGATTAAGTTTAAACACTATTGTTCAAATAACAGATACAATCAAAAGATAAGTTCTTTAATTTTAGGAAATTGAAATGCAGTAATTCCATTAATTTCAAACGGGCAACAACATCTAATGAGAAAGGAAAGACGAGCTAGAGGCACTTAGATAATTAATACTTTCAGTTCAAGTGGGGATGTCTCAGTTGCTTCTTTAGTTTGTTGTGGTAATATCTCATAGCACAATTTGACAATTTCCTCTTTATCTTTTATCACTTATTAGTATGTTTAAATCACATCATCTGATACAATTAGTAGTGCAAAATATTACGTCAAGAGT from Punica granatum isolate Tunisia-2019 chromosome 3, ASM765513v2, whole genome shotgun sequence includes:
- the LOC116199095 gene encoding cellulose synthase-like protein D1, giving the protein MVNPTSPTKKPAMTQSSSGGSSGRPPPAVKFSRRTSSGRVVSLSRDDDLDVSGEFAGPNDYINYTVLMPPTPDNQPMDESSSSAADPGTSSDVKREGQGRSYGSSSRFGTETQGPGRRGREEDRGGDGGGKMDRGMSLMRSENKSMLLRSQTGDFDHNRWLFETKGRYGIGNAFWSEEKEDDYDGGMTMADFMDKPWKPLTRKVKVPAAILSPYRLLIVLRLIALFFFLGWRVTNPNEDAMWLWGMSVVCEIWFAISWLLDVLPKFNPINRAADLVALKDKFEQPSPSNAHGRSDLPGVDVFVSTADPEKEPPLVTANTILSIMATDYPVEKLSCYISDDGGAILTFEAMAEAVNFAQVWVPFCRKHNIEPRNPESYFSLKADPTKNKKRLDFVKDRRWIKREYDEFKVRINGLPEAIRRRSDSYNSREERKEKQLAREKNGGVLSEEEPIKVTKATWMADGTHWPGTWLNPAADHTKGDHAGILQVMSKVPESEPVMGHADEKRLDFTGIDIRLPMFAYVSREKRPGYDHNKKAGAMNAMVRASAILSNGPFILNLDCDHYIYNSQAIREGMCFMMDRGGDRICYIQFPQRFEGIDPSDRYANHNTVFFDGNMRALDGLQGPVYVGTGCMFRRYALYGFLPPRANDYKGMFGLKKTPSKAVHVLEDEDSDQQPLTDHPDLNMPRKFGNSTMFTDSIPIAEFQGRPLADHISVKNGRPPGALLVPRSPLDAPTVAEAVAVISCWYEDNTEWGDRIGWIYGSVTEDVVTGYRMHNRGWRSVYCITKRDAFRGSAPINLTDRLHQVLRWATGSVEIFFSKNNALFGTRRLKFLQRVAYLNVGIYPFTSIFLVVYCFLPALSLFSGQFIVQGLDVAFLLYLLIITITLTLISLLEVKWSGIGLEEWWRNEQFWVIGGTSAHLVAVIQGLLKVIAGIEISFKLTSKSAGEDVDDIYADLYVVKWTSLFIMPLTIIIINVVAVVIGFSRTIYSVIPQWSKLFGGLFFSFWVLVHMYPFIKGLLGRRGRVPTIVYVWSGLISITVSLLWISINPPDASTSASGGNVSI